From a single Lolium rigidum isolate FL_2022 chromosome 7, APGP_CSIRO_Lrig_0.1, whole genome shotgun sequence genomic region:
- the LOC124676890 gene encoding geranylgeranyl pyrophosphate synthase, chloroplastic-like produces MAAFQPLVASRAHLSPLLPAPAASAAATATSFHRRRFSAIVAAAAAPTVTEFDFKAYMGERAVAVNQALDAAIPAGEPPAALHDAMRYALLAGGKRVRPALCLAACGVAGGREAWAMPPAAALEMVHTMSLVHDDLPCMDDDDLRRGKPTCHVVYGEPIAVLAGDALLSLAFKHMADVSSYPADVDADKHAARVVRAVGELARCIGSEGLVAGQVVDLEMTGSTEAVPLERLEYIHLHKTAALLEASVVIGAIIGGGSDDQIERLRKYARSIGLLFQVVDDILDVTKSSEELGKTAGKDLASDKTTYPKLLGLEKSREFAEKLLSDAKEQLADFDKEKAAPLLYLANYIAYRQN; encoded by the exons ATGGCGGCCTTCCAGCCCCTGGTTGCCTCACGTGCCCACCTTTCCCCGCTCctccccgcccccgccgcctccgccgccgccacggccacctccttccaccgccgccgcttctccgccatcgtcgcggcggcggccgcccccACCGTCACGGAGTTCGACTTCAAGGCCTACATGGGGGAGCGGGCGGTGGCCGTGAACCAGGCGCTGGACGCGGCCATCCCGGCCGGCGAGCCCCCCGCCGCGCTCCACGACGCGATGCGCTACGCGCTGCTGGCCGGCGGCAAGCGCGTGCGCCCCGCGCTGTGCCTGGCCGCCtgcggcgtcgccggcggccgcgAGGCCTGGGCCATGCCCCCCGCCGCCGCGCTCGAGATGGTGCACACCATGTCGCTCGTCCACGACGACCTCCCCTGCATGGACGACGACGACCTCCGCCGCGGCAAGCCCACCTGTCACGTCGTCTACGGCGAGCCCATCGCCGTGCTCGCCGGCGACGCGCTGCTCTCGCTCGCCTTCAAGCACATGGCCGACGTCAGCTCCTACCCCGCCGACGTCGACGCCGACAAGCACGCCGCCCGCGTCGTCCGCGCAGTCGGCGAGCTCGCCCGCTGCATCGGATCAGAGGGCCTCGTCGCCGGCCAG GTTGTTGATCTAGAGATGACTGGCTCAACTGAAGCTGTACCGCTCGAACGCCTCGAGTACATCCATCTCCACAAGACTGCTGCATTGCTCGAGGCCTCGGTGGTTATTGGCGCAATCATCGGGGGTGGCTCCGATGACCAGATTGAGCGGCTGCGCAAGTACGCGAGATCCATAGGACTTCTGTTCCAGGTGGTTGATGACATCCTTGATGTTACCAAGTCGTCAGAGGAGCTAGGGAAGACTGCGGGGAAGGACCTGGCGAGTGACAAGACGACATACCCCAAGTTACTAGGGCTGGAGAAGTCGAGGGAGTTTGCAGAGAAGCTGCTTTCTGATGCAAAGGAGCAACTTGCTGATTTCGACAAGGAGAAGGCAGCGCCGCTCTTGTACTTGGCCAATTATATCGCCTATCGGCAGAACTGA
- the LOC124673637 gene encoding protein MAIN-LIKE 1-like: VWLLDQEYDRDHRAFHMTERKTDLHPLKIRYHGTVDMAYDETYTEFIQPTGHLPFISLVSRGGPNMNAAALTVLVDRWRPETHTFHLRAGEMTPTLQDVSMILGLPIQGEPLCMNTASDGWRGQMEDLIGMAPPPPEDPKARAPAGAAFFWIRLNFGQCPQGANRDTLRTYTRVYLWYMISRTLFADSGGKLAHWCWLKALTVLEHRWSWGTAALSYLYRQVMICCLLTIVGERVITALVDRVLAMDFINDNTGCFANGGTLTSSAREVAASEPAICKIGYRDYGKEAVAPGDAKLYP, encoded by the exons gtgtggctcctagatcaagagtatgatagggatcaccgggcttttcatatgacggagaggaaaacggatcttcaccctttgaagattcgttaccatgggacAGTGGATATGGCGTATGACGAgacgtacacggagttcatccagcctaccggtcaTCTCCCGTTCATAtcacttgtaagccgtggggggccgaacatgaacgccgcggcactcaccgtccttgtcgaccggtggaggccggagacgcacaccttccacttgagggccggcgagatgacccctactcttcaggatgtttccatgatccttggacttcctattcagggcgagccactgtgtatgaacacagcttctgatgggtggcgcggacagatggaggaccttattggcatggctcctccgccgccagaagATCCAAAGGCGAGAGCTCCCGCCGGCGCAGCTTTCTTTTGGATTAGGCTTAACTTTGGACAATGCCCGCAAGGGGCCAACAGGGACACTCTCAGGACGtacacccgcgtgtacttatggtacatgatttcgaggactctctttgctgacagtggtggaaagctggcccattggtgttggctcaaggcgcttacggtgttggagcaccggtggagttggggaacagcggcactttcctacctctaccggcaggtgatgatttgtt GCCTCCTCACCATCGTCGGCGAGCGTGTCATCACCGCGCTCGTCGACCGCGTcctcgccatggacttcatcaatgaCAACACTGGCTGCTTCGCCAatggag GGACACTAACTAGCTCCGCCAGAGAGGTGGCTGCAAGCGAGCCCGCCATATGCAAAATAGGCTACAGGGATTACGGCAAAGAAGCAGTGGCTCCTGGAGATGCTAAACTTTACCCCTAA